In one Parvibaculum sp. genomic region, the following are encoded:
- a CDS encoding DnaB-like helicase C-terminal domain-containing protein, producing the protein MNELYTPPPHNIDAEQALLGAMLVDNRSYDRVATFLEPVHFFDALHGRIYEAAGKLITEGRTVTPVTIKHLFDDDPALREVGGATYLARLAGAASTIINAEEYGRTVHELAIRREIIQIAGEIDERARFATAADDPAAMVEEADVKLAALLVHGQSGGMEAAGMAGRRVVDGAALAYQFGRPTGLSTYLPSLDAMTGPLRAGGLFIVGGATSMGKSALAQQIVFENAQNFRVDEAGTRIEGARVLLFSNEMSADDVVARLIAQLSGVPADRISDGRFTEAEFARISDAQDAIDTLPFWIDDTRGLKIAQLRARARLARRRHKIDLVVVDHLHWVKANDPRLGREERIDQVVEEHKAMAGELGIPVIALAHLNREAMKRVNRRPQLSDFMGSSAIEKAADSVVFVHREEYYLEREEPEDGTAEYLKWQEAMSRWQGLAELIQAKGRGRKGAGKRIVRFDGAQTRFEEMAAEDQEALAL; encoded by the coding sequence ATGAACGAGCTTTACACACCGCCGCCACACAACATCGACGCCGAGCAGGCCTTGCTCGGCGCCATGCTGGTCGACAACAGATCCTATGACCGCGTGGCGACGTTTCTGGAGCCGGTGCATTTCTTCGACGCGCTGCACGGCCGTATCTACGAAGCGGCGGGCAAGCTGATCACGGAAGGCCGCACGGTCACGCCCGTCACGATCAAGCATCTCTTCGATGACGACCCGGCACTGCGCGAAGTCGGCGGCGCGACGTATCTTGCGCGCCTCGCCGGCGCGGCCTCGACGATCATCAATGCCGAGGAATATGGCCGTACCGTCCATGAACTCGCGATCCGCCGCGAGATTATTCAGATCGCGGGAGAGATCGACGAGCGCGCGCGCTTCGCCACCGCCGCCGACGATCCCGCGGCCATGGTCGAGGAAGCGGACGTCAAGCTCGCCGCGCTGCTTGTCCACGGCCAGTCCGGCGGCATGGAAGCTGCCGGCATGGCAGGCAGGCGCGTTGTTGACGGGGCCGCGCTGGCCTATCAGTTCGGCCGCCCGACGGGACTTTCGACCTATCTTCCGAGCCTTGACGCCATGACCGGGCCTTTGCGGGCAGGGGGGCTTTTCATCGTCGGCGGTGCGACGAGCATGGGTAAGTCCGCGCTCGCGCAGCAGATCGTTTTTGAGAACGCGCAGAACTTCCGCGTCGATGAGGCGGGCACGCGTATCGAAGGCGCGCGCGTGCTCCTGTTCTCGAACGAAATGAGCGCCGACGACGTGGTCGCGCGTCTTATCGCCCAGCTTTCCGGCGTGCCGGCAGACCGGATATCGGACGGGAGGTTCACCGAGGCCGAATTCGCGAGGATAAGCGACGCGCAGGACGCGATCGACACGCTGCCGTTCTGGATCGACGACACGCGCGGCCTCAAGATCGCGCAGCTTCGCGCCCGCGCGCGCCTCGCGCGGCGCCGGCACAAGATCGACCTCGTCGTGGTCGACCATCTTCATTGGGTCAAGGCCAACGACCCGCGTCTCGGCCGCGAGGAACGCATCGACCAGGTCGTCGAGGAGCACAAGGCGATGGCGGGTGAGCTCGGTATCCCGGTTATCGCGCTCGCGCATCTCAACCGCGAGGCGATGAAGCGCGTCAACCGACGCCCGCAGCTCTCCGACTTCATGGGTTCGTCGGCGATCGAGAAGGCCGCCGACAGCGTCGTCTTCGTGCATCGCGAGGAATACTACCTCGAGCGCGAGGAACCAGAAGACGGGACCGCCGAATATCTGAAATGGCAGGAAGCGATGTCGCGCTGGCAGGGCCTTGCCGAACTGATTCAGGCAAAGGGACGCGGCCGGAAGGGCGCCGGCAAGCGGATCGTCCGGTTCGACGGCGCGCAGACGCGGTTCGAGGAAATGGCAGCGGAAGACCAGGAGGCACTCGCGTTATGA
- a CDS encoding HNH endonuclease — MTVSIEVPPGSFALPHAWFDDERLRFHHIGFLGYWLSIGAPERLSPSDVMANGNIGRDKYRQITRELREWGYLPIPERTDKARLNPRDWNILRVIVFERDGYQCVYCGDGCDDPHCDHVVPVSRGGTNEIENLATACPPCNLSKGDKMLSEWNGRKF; from the coding sequence ATGACGGTTTCCATCGAAGTGCCACCGGGGTCATTCGCGCTGCCTCATGCGTGGTTTGACGACGAACGGCTTCGGTTTCATCACATCGGTTTCTTGGGTTACTGGCTCTCTATTGGCGCTCCGGAGCGGCTTTCACCGAGCGACGTAATGGCGAACGGCAACATCGGCCGCGACAAGTATCGACAGATCACGCGCGAGCTGCGCGAGTGGGGCTATCTCCCGATCCCCGAGCGGACCGACAAAGCGCGGCTGAACCCCCGCGACTGGAACATCTTGCGCGTGATCGTTTTCGAGCGTGACGGCTATCAGTGCGTTTACTGCGGGGACGGGTGCGACGATCCGCATTGCGATCACGTCGTTCCAGTCTCTCGCGGAGGCACCAACGAAATAGAAAATCTCGCCACTGCTTGCCCTCCGTGCAACCTGAGTAAAGGCGACAAGATGCTGTCCGAATGGAACGGGAGAAAATTTTGA
- a CDS encoding ParB N-terminal domain-containing protein encodes MQNSNTLAVEFWPVSRPKPYKQNPRRIPAEAVDKVAKSIETFGFRQPIVVDREGVVVAGHTRLLAARKLKLKTVPIHVASDLTPEEARAYRLADNRVAEFSAWDIATLTLEIEGLKQADFQIEPLGFTMLELGQLQATATGDEAVEGARTDEEDADTSGALLDLIKVTIAEPRHKVERGDVWLLDKRHRLFCAGVMTDWHLWAPFLEGEAIFCPYPGPFVAYGKKAREHPLVMVQPDPYTAGHVLDRFAEIHGRRSVRKVSA; translated from the coding sequence ATGCAGAACAGCAATACGCTCGCCGTCGAATTCTGGCCGGTTTCCCGGCCGAAACCGTACAAGCAGAACCCGCGCCGCATCCCTGCCGAGGCTGTGGACAAGGTTGCCAAGTCCATAGAGACCTTCGGGTTTCGCCAGCCGATCGTGGTGGATCGCGAGGGGGTCGTGGTCGCAGGCCACACCCGGCTCCTTGCCGCGCGGAAGCTTAAGCTCAAGACCGTCCCGATCCATGTGGCCTCTGATCTGACGCCGGAGGAGGCTCGGGCCTATCGGCTCGCAGACAACCGGGTCGCAGAATTCAGCGCCTGGGACATCGCGACGCTGACACTCGAGATCGAGGGTCTGAAGCAGGCCGACTTTCAGATCGAGCCGCTCGGCTTCACGATGCTCGAGCTCGGTCAACTGCAAGCGACCGCGACGGGCGATGAGGCCGTCGAGGGCGCGCGGACGGACGAGGAAGACGCCGACACGTCCGGCGCGCTGCTCGATCTGATCAAGGTCACGATTGCCGAGCCGCGCCACAAGGTCGAACGCGGCGACGTCTGGCTGCTCGACAAGCGCCACCGCCTGTTCTGCGCCGGCGTGATGACGGACTGGCACCTGTGGGCGCCGTTCCTCGAAGGCGAAGCGATCTTCTGCCCGTACCCCGGCCCGTTCGTCGCCTATGGCAAGAAGGCGCGCGAGCATCCGCTGGTGATGGTGCAGCCCGATCCCTACACGGCCGGGCATGTGCTCGATCGCTTCGCGGAAATCCACGGGCGGCGGTCTGTCCGCAAGGTTTCGGCATGA
- a CDS encoding transcription termination/antitermination NusG family protein: MTEDIVESWHVAYTEPKAEMKVEEEFRRLNYATLLLLERRRKTIYRGRKPVTEWRNLPLYPNYVFFGVRPGQGLYAAAETKGLTMILHSGETPLVVPAKVMDALFGRADADGIVRRIDEEAPPPPRLFKRGERVTFSEESPLTGLLATVAQDFEGGSAVRLWIDGFKGKRLSVDPTMLVTEKEGTGR; the protein is encoded by the coding sequence ATGACCGAAGACATCGTTGAAAGCTGGCACGTTGCCTACACCGAGCCGAAAGCCGAAATGAAGGTCGAGGAGGAGTTCCGACGGCTCAACTACGCCACGCTGCTTTTGCTCGAGCGACGACGCAAGACAATCTATCGCGGCCGCAAGCCGGTGACGGAATGGCGCAACCTGCCGCTCTACCCGAACTATGTTTTCTTCGGAGTGCGGCCGGGGCAGGGGCTCTACGCGGCGGCTGAGACGAAGGGTCTGACGATGATCCTGCACAGCGGGGAGACCCCGCTCGTCGTGCCGGCCAAGGTGATGGACGCGCTTTTCGGGCGGGCGGACGCGGATGGCATCGTGAGGCGGATCGACGAAGAGGCACCACCGCCGCCCCGCCTGTTCAAGCGCGGGGAGCGCGTCACCTTTTCCGAGGAAAGCCCGCTCACCGGGCTTCTCGCAACGGTGGCGCAGGATTTCGAGGGCGGAAGCGCGGTTCGTCTCTGGATCGACGGCTTCAAGGGGAAGCGCCTCTCGGTCGATCCGACTATGCTGGTGACGGAGAAGGAAGGAACCGGACGGTGA
- a CDS encoding GcrA family cell cycle regulator — MSGWTDDRVERLKKLWLEGLSASQVAKQLGSVTRNAVISKLHRLGLSGRAMPSRPHRVSKVPGKVNAHRPTIVKTPDEKISKPLPPEKRVPMEARFPIIYGACAAVHALHDETERCGFPIGDPRQPDYHYCTGTRAPAPGENAPRPRYCPAHQKLSRQPLQHRLDRAARAAGGRSA, encoded by the coding sequence ATGAGCGGATGGACCGACGACCGCGTCGAAAGATTGAAGAAGCTTTGGCTGGAGGGCCTGAGCGCCAGCCAGGTCGCCAAGCAACTCGGGAGCGTCACGCGCAATGCTGTGATCTCCAAGCTACACCGTCTTGGTCTGTCGGGCCGCGCGATGCCGAGCCGACCGCATCGCGTGAGCAAGGTTCCCGGCAAAGTGAACGCCCACCGGCCAACAATCGTCAAAACCCCCGACGAGAAAATCTCGAAGCCGCTGCCGCCCGAAAAGCGCGTGCCGATGGAAGCGCGGTTCCCGATTATCTACGGCGCTTGCGCGGCGGTCCACGCACTGCATGACGAGACCGAGCGCTGCGGCTTCCCGATCGGCGATCCGCGCCAGCCGGATTACCACTACTGCACCGGCACACGCGCGCCGGCACCGGGCGAGAACGCACCGCGCCCGCGCTACTGCCCGGCGCATCAAAAGCTCTCCCGCCAGCCGCTGCAGCATCGCCTTGACAGGGCCGCGCGCGCCGCAGGAGGACGGTCGGCATGA